One Leptolyngbya sp. SIO1E4 genomic window, ACGCCCTGACTTTTTGCTATTAGAAGCCATTGATTTAAAGCCGTTTACAGAGGCAATTTTTAGCAAGGTCACGGCCCTCGCCGATCGCGACTGGCAGCTAGCCAGCTTAGAGCCCGGCAGGTTTGTGGCCGATCGCCAGCGCATCACTGGTGCCCTGATTAATCTGGCCAGCAACGCCACTCAATATACTCAGACAGAGGATATGATTGAAATTGGGTCTGCTATTTCGCAAAAGCAGGTTCGATTATGGGTTCGCGATACGGGCGAGGGGATTAGTCCTGATGATCAGCAACGAATTTTTGATCGCTTTGCCCGCGCAGCAAAAAGCTATCGCCGTTCTGAGGGTGCGGGCCTTGGCTTAGCGATTGTTAGAGCCATTGCCGAAGCCCATGGAGGACACGTTGAACTCATCAGTCAACCCGGCGTCGGCTCAACCTTTACACTGGTGTTGCCCTTGCAATAGTTTCAGGAGCCCCTAGCTGATGACACACATTCTCATCGTTGAGGATGAAGCGCGCATCGTTTCCTTTTTAGAGAAGGGATTGGGCTCTAATGGCTTTACAACTTCAAGTGCCAACAACAGTGATGATGCCAAAGCGATCGCCCTGGATGGCCAGATTGACATTATGGTTCTGGATTTGGGCATCCCTGGCAAAGATGGTTTGTGCTTGCTAGAAGAGCTGCGAGGCCAGGGGTTTCAGGCACCGGTCATCATTCTCACTGCCCGTGACGACATTCAGGACAAAGTCAGCGGCTTTGAGATGGGGGCTGACGACTACATGACCAAGCCGTTTCGCTTCGAAGAACTGCTAGTGCGGATTCGGGCCCGTCTCAGGACTCCAGCGACACAAACCACGGGTCAGGCTGACACCACTTTGCAAGTCGGAGATTTGCTCCTAGACTTGCGTACCCGTCGCCTTAAAGTTAAGGGCGAACTCATTGATTTATCTGCCCGAGAATTCACGCTAGCTGAAACCCTCATGCGCCATCCTAACCAGGTGCTGAGTCGAGAACAGCTTTTAGATCTCGTCTGGGGGTATGACTATGCGCCAGGCTCCAATGTGGTAGATGTTTATGTTGGCTACCTGCGCAAGAAACTGGGCAACGATCTAATCGAAACTGTCCGCGGCATGGGCTACCGGCTGCTTTCATGAGAAATTTCTCATATTCGCATCATCTC contains:
- a CDS encoding response regulator transcription factor — protein: MTHILIVEDEARIVSFLEKGLGSNGFTTSSANNSDDAKAIALDGQIDIMVLDLGIPGKDGLCLLEELRGQGFQAPVIILTARDDIQDKVSGFEMGADDYMTKPFRFEELLVRIRARLRTPATQTTGQADTTLQVGDLLLDLRTRRLKVKGELIDLSAREFTLAETLMRHPNQVLSREQLLDLVWGYDYAPGSNVVDVYVGYLRKKLGNDLIETVRGMGYRLLS